The Dehalococcoides mccartyi CG5 genome contains the following window.
TTGCCTGTAACTGCCATTATGCTGCTGGCACTGGGCGTGGCTGGTTGCGGTAATGATACCGACGATAACAACGATGACAATACCACCGCTCTTTCAGGGACTATCAACGAAGCCGGTTCTACCACTGTCCAGCCTCTGGCTGAAAAACTGGCAGCTGCTTTCACCGCCCTGAACCCGAATGTCAAAGTGGTAATTGGCGGCGGCGGTTCGTCAGTGGGCGTTAAGTCTGTAACTGAAGGCACTGTAGATATCGGTGCGGCTTCCCGTGACCTGAAGGATACCGAAACCGGTCTGACTAAACACCTTCTGGCCAAAGACGGTATTGCCATTGTGGTTCACCCTGATAATACCGCCGTTAATAACCTGACTATAGACCAAGTAAGGGATATCTTTTCAGGGGTTATTACCAACTGGAGCCAGGTAGGCGGCCCTGACAAGGCTATCCATGTAATGGCCCGTGAAGAGGGTTCGGGTACCCGGACTGCCTTTGAGGAATTGGTAATGGGTGCTGATGTGAGGATTGTAACCAATGCTGTTCTTCAGAACTCCAACGGGGCTCTTAAGACTGCCCTTTCCGGTGATAAAGATGCCATAGGCTTTATCTCCTTCGGCTACATAGATTCTGCTGTAAAAGCCCTGAGTATAAACGGCATAGCGGCCACCTCCGAGAATGGTAAAAACGGTACCTACCCCATAATCCGCCCGCTTTACTTCCTGACCAAGGGTACCACCAGCGAACTGGTGCAGGCCTTTATAGACTATTGCCTAAGTGATGCAGTCCAGCAGATAATAACCGAAGAGGGTTACTTATCCGTAAACTAAACCACGGCGGGTCAAATCAGATAGTCCTAATGGGCAGAGACGAAAACTCTCTGCCCGGACTGGTTTAGGGAAAAATGTTACCGAGATATTTTACTGATAAACTGGCCAAATACGGGGTCTTCATCACCGCCCTTGTTTCCATACTGGTGCTGTTGGCCATCGCCATATTTATTATAAAAGGGGGGTTGCCTTTATTCGGTGAAGTAAATCCCCTGGATTTCCTTTTCGGACAGAGCTGGAGCCCTACCTACGGTGAATACGGCATACTATCCATGATAGTGGGTTCTTTACTGGTTACACTGGGCGCGATGGTGATTGCAGTGCCTCTGGGCATTGCCTGTGCTATTTTGCTGGCAGAGGTTGCACCCCGAAGGGTGCGGGATTTGCTGCGTCCGGCAGTTGAACTGTTGGTGGGTATTCCCTCGGTGGTTTACGGTCTGGTAGGCATAATGGTAATCGTGCCGGCCGTCAGAAATCTGGGGGGTACGGGTTATTCTATACTGGCGGCAGTGCTGGTGCTCTCAATTATGGTTTTGCCTACTATTATCAGCATATCCGAAGATAGTCTTAGGGCTGTCCCCCGCACTTACAGGGAAGGGTCTCTGGCGCTGGGCGCCAGCCACTGGCAGACTATCTGGCATGTGCTTTTGCCGGCTGCCCGTTCAGGGGTGGGTGCAAGCATAGTTCTGGGTATGGGCAGAGCCATCGGCGAGACTATGGCCATGATTATGGTTATAGGCAATGCGGTTATTATCCCTTCCTCGCCTCTTGACCCTGCCAGAACTCTGACCGGCAACATTGCGGTGGAGATAAACTATGCGGCAGGTCTGCATGAAAATGCCCTGTTTGCTACCGGTCTGGTGCTGCTGATTTTAATACTTATATTAAACAGTCTGGCTACTCTGGTACTGAAGCGGGGGGAACAGCATGCTTAAATTTACCTCCCGCAGCACCCAGAAAGTGGCGTTTTCGCTGTTGTGGACGGCAGGCATTATCACCTTGCTTATTCTGCTGCTTATTATAGGTTACATTATTATAAGGGGCTTGCCCGGTTTCTCATGGGATTTTCTGTTTACTCCGCCGGCAGGCGGTCTGGCAGGTGACGGGGGTATTTCTTCGACTATTGTCACCACCCTGTATCTGGTAGGACTGACTTTGCTGATACTGGTGCCGGTAGGTATCGGGGCGGCTATATATCTGGTGGAATATGCACCTGATAACCGCCTGACCCGTTTTATCCGTTACGGCGTTCAAACTTTGGCAGGTGTGCCCTCTATCCTGTTCGGGCTGTTCGGGTTTGCCCTGTTTGTCACGGTTCTCCACTTCCGGTTCTCCATACTTTCAGGTGCACTTACGCTGGCCTGCCTGCTGCTTCCGGTGCTTATCACGGCTACAGAAGAAGCTCTAAAGACAGTTCCCCGTTCCTACCGGGCAGGGGCTATGGCTCTTGGGGCTACCAAATGGCAGTCCATAACCCATGTAATACTGCCGGCAGCTTTGCCGGGTATTGCTACCGGGGTGATACTCTGTGCCGGGCGGGCTTTGGGTGAAACAGCCTGTTTATATGTGACTATGGGTGGCAGTGCCGCCATGCCGGATTCGCTTCTTTCGGGCGGGCGTTCACTGGCATTGCATGTATTTTATCTGGCTACCGAGACCAATGCCATAGATAAGGCCATGGCCACCGCTGCAGTCTTGATAGTGATTATTGTGGGGCTGAATGCTTTAACCAATTTCATTTCCCGGCGTTTTCAGAAACGCATGAGCGGAGGAGTTTAAATGGACCCTAAAATAAAAATCCGCGGTGTTAACTTCTTCTATCACAAGCACCAGGTACTGAAAAATATAAATATGGACTTCCCCGAACGCCAGATAACCGCCATAATCGGCCCTTCAGGTTGCGGCAAGAGCACCCTTTTGCGGGCCCTCAACCGCATGAATGATATTGTCAGCGGGGCCAGACTGGAGGGTGCTGTACTGCTGGATAATGAAAATATCTACTCCCCCAATCTGGATGTGGTCAACCTCCGCAAGCGGGTGGGTATGGTTTTCCAGCAGCCCAACCCTTTTCCCAAGAGCATTTTTGATAATGTGGCTTTTGGTCCGCGTATGCTGGGCACTACTGTCCAGTCCCGTCTGGACGAGGTGGTAGAAAAAAGTCTGCGTCAGGCGGCTTTGTGGGACGAGGTCAAAGACAACCTGCATAAATCCGGTCTGGCCCTCTCCGGCGGGCAGCAGCAAAGGCTGTGTATTGCCAGAGTGTTGGCGATAGAGCCGGAGGTTATCCTGATGGATGAACCCTGTTCCGCCCTTGACCCGGTGAGCACTATGAGGATTGAAGAATTGATGCAGGAACTGAAGCAAAACTATACTATTGCTATAGTAACTCACAACATGCAGCAGGCTGCCCGCGCCTCGGACTGGACTGGCTTTCTGCTGACAGGCGACCTGGTGGAATACGGGCGGACGGGTGAGATTTTCTCCCGCCCCAGAGATAAACGCACTGAAGACTATATTACCGGACGTTTCGGTTAAAGGAGACAGATTATGCCGCGAATGGGATTTGACCGCCACCTGAAGGAACTTGAAAATGACTTATTGCTCCTTGGGAGTATGGTGGGTAAGGCTATTGATCGCTCCACTCAGGCTATGAAAGAGCGGGATATTGCGCTTGCCAAGCAGGTTATAGAAGAAGACAAACTGATAAACTGTAAACGTTTTGAGATTGAAGAAAAAAGTATAGAACTTATGGCTACCCAGCAACCCATGGCCCGTGACCTGCGGATAATAGTGGCGGTGCTTAATATGATAGTTGACCTTGAGCGGATTGGTGACCACGCTGCCGGCAACGCCAAAATTGTGCTTATGCTGGGCGAAGAACCCCC
Protein-coding sequences here:
- a CDS encoding phosphate ABC transporter substrate-binding protein yields the protein MNKIASNKKIMLPVTAIMLLALGVAGCGNDTDDNNDDNTTALSGTINEAGSTTVQPLAEKLAAAFTALNPNVKVVIGGGGSSVGVKSVTEGTVDIGAASRDLKDTETGLTKHLLAKDGIAIVVHPDNTAVNNLTIDQVRDIFSGVITNWSQVGGPDKAIHVMAREEGSGTRTAFEELVMGADVRIVTNAVLQNSNGALKTALSGDKDAIGFISFGYIDSAVKALSINGIAATSENGKNGTYPIIRPLYFLTKGTTSELVQAFIDYCLSDAVQQIITEEGYLSVN
- the pstC gene encoding phosphate ABC transporter permease subunit PstC → MLPRYFTDKLAKYGVFITALVSILVLLAIAIFIIKGGLPLFGEVNPLDFLFGQSWSPTYGEYGILSMIVGSLLVTLGAMVIAVPLGIACAILLAEVAPRRVRDLLRPAVELLVGIPSVVYGLVGIMVIVPAVRNLGGTGYSILAAVLVLSIMVLPTIISISEDSLRAVPRTYREGSLALGASHWQTIWHVLLPAARSGVGASIVLGMGRAIGETMAMIMVIGNAVIIPSSPLDPARTLTGNIAVEINYAAGLHENALFATGLVLLILILILNSLATLVLKRGEQHA
- the pstA gene encoding phosphate ABC transporter permease PstA, yielding MLKFTSRSTQKVAFSLLWTAGIITLLILLLIIGYIIIRGLPGFSWDFLFTPPAGGLAGDGGISSTIVTTLYLVGLTLLILVPVGIGAAIYLVEYAPDNRLTRFIRYGVQTLAGVPSILFGLFGFALFVTVLHFRFSILSGALTLACLLLPVLITATEEALKTVPRSYRAGAMALGATKWQSITHVILPAALPGIATGVILCAGRALGETACLYVTMGGSAAMPDSLLSGGRSLALHVFYLATETNAIDKAMATAAVLIVIIVGLNALTNFISRRFQKRMSGGV
- the pstB gene encoding phosphate ABC transporter ATP-binding protein PstB, translating into MDPKIKIRGVNFFYHKHQVLKNINMDFPERQITAIIGPSGCGKSTLLRALNRMNDIVSGARLEGAVLLDNENIYSPNLDVVNLRKRVGMVFQQPNPFPKSIFDNVAFGPRMLGTTVQSRLDEVVEKSLRQAALWDEVKDNLHKSGLALSGGQQQRLCIARVLAIEPEVILMDEPCSALDPVSTMRIEELMQELKQNYTIAIVTHNMQQAARASDWTGFLLTGDLVEYGRTGEIFSRPRDKRTEDYITGRFG
- the phoU gene encoding phosphate signaling complex protein PhoU translates to MPRMGFDRHLKELENDLLLLGSMVGKAIDRSTQAMKERDIALAKQVIEEDKLINCKRFEIEEKSIELMATQQPMARDLRIIVAVLNMIVDLERIGDHAAGNAKIVLMLGEEPPLKPLVDIPRMAVKTQEMLNRALGAFINRDSAEAINVINDDDEVDNLYDQVFRELLVFMAEDPHTISRATRLIWAAHNLERSADRVTNICERVLFVITGKSEELGSSNY